In Daucus carota subsp. sativus chromosome 4, DH1 v3.0, whole genome shotgun sequence, one DNA window encodes the following:
- the LOC108216685 gene encoding uncharacterized protein LOC108216685, whose protein sequence is MGELNNQEDPTVNHTFPPKRKPEEQDALIHSDSATKKPKPEALLESKVIETKVIETKVIEEQHIEDEDTEEDEEEYEEEEEDEDDDDDEENSNGEAEVDVKGKGIMKEDKGKGKLIEESEDDEDDSSDGAADVFGSDDESDSDLSEDPLAEVDLDNILPSRTRSRRGASRGVVIGNSDDKDNDDE, encoded by the coding sequence ATGGGCGAGCTCAACAACCAAGAAGACCCTACTGTTAACCACACATTCCCTCCTAAACGAAAGCCCGAAGAACAAGATGCACTCATTCACTCTGATTCCGCTACCAAGAAGCCCAAACCCGAAGCCCTGCTCGAATCCAAAGTAATCGAAACCAAAGTAATTGAAACCAAAGTAATTGAAGAGCAACACATTGAAGACGAAGAcactgaagaagatgaagaagagtacgaagaagaagaagaggatgaggatgatgatgacgatgaGGAAAATTCAAATggagaagctgaagttgatgttAAGGGAAAAGGAATAATGAAGGAGGATAAAGGCAAAGGCAAGCTTATCGAAGAGTCGGAAGACGATGAAGATGATTCCAGTGATGGCGCTGCTGATGTTTTTGGTTCGGATGATGAGAGTGACAGTGATTTGTCTGAGGATCCTCTTGCTGAAGTTGATTTGGATAACATTCTCCCTTCCAGGACTCGGAGTCGTCGTGGTGCGTCTCGTGGTGTGGTTATCGGAAACAGTGATGAcaaagataatgatgatgagtAG
- the LOC108219178 gene encoding mitochondrial phosphate carrier protein 3, mitochondrial, with protein MAFSDNSPRQSLIPSYLYSSSSSNLLLNKLTTNRAAATAFSSPSAEQAVSPARSRVMIQAPNEPLGKIEMYSPQFYAACTVGGILSCGLTHMTVTPLDLVKCNMQIDPAKYKSISSGFGVLLKEQGVRGFFRGWVPTLLGYSAQGACKFGFYEFFKKYYSDIAGPEYAAKYKTLIYLAGSASAEVIADIALCPFEAVKVRVQTQPGFARGLGDGLPKFVKSEGALGLYKGLVPLWGRQIPYTMMKFASFETIVEMLYKYAIPTPKEQCSKELQLGVSFAGGYVAGVFCAIVSHPADNLVSFLNNAKGATVGDAVKKMGMLGLFTRGLPLRIVMIGTLTGAQWGIYDAFKVFVGLPTTGGAAPVAAAETEPAQA; from the exons ATGGCGTTCTCCGACAACTCTCCCCGCCAATCTCTCATCCCTTCCTATCTCTACTCGTCGTCGTCTAGCAACCTGTTGCTCAACAAGCTCACGACAAACAGAGCTGCTGCTACTGCTTTTTCAAGCCCTAGCGCCGAGCAAGCTGTTTCTCCGGCGAGGAGTAGAGTGATGATTCAGGCTCCGAACGAGCCGCTCGGCAAGATCGAGATGTACTCGCCGCAGTTCTACGCCGCCTGTACTGTTGGTGGAATTTTGAGCTGTGGACTCACTCACATGACCGTGACTCCTCTTGACCTCGTGAAATGCAATATGCAG ATTGATCCCGCAAAGTACAAGAGCATCTCATCAGGATTTGGAGTATTGCTTAAGGAGCAGGGTGTAAGGGGATTCTTTAGGGGATGGGTGCCGACACTTCTCGGGTACAGTGCTCAGGGTGCCTGCAAGTTTGGGTTTTACGAATTCTTTAAGAAGTATTATTCTGATATTGCCGGGCCAGAGTATGCTGCCAAATACAAGACCCTCATTTACCTTGCTGGTTCTGCATCTGCTGAGGTGATTGCTGATATCGCTTTATGCCCCTTTGAAGCAGTGAAGGTTCGTGTACAGACTCAACCTGGTTTTGCTAGGGGTTTGGGTGATGGACTTCCCAAGTTTGTCAAATCTGAAGGCGCTCTTGG GTTATACAAGGGCTTGGTTCCACTATGGGGACGCCAGATTCCAT ATACAATGATGAAGTTTGCATCATTTGAGACAATCGTTGAGATGTTATATAAATATGCGATCCCTACACCGAAAGAACAGTGTAGCAAAGAGTTGCAGCTTGGTGTGAGCTTTGCTGGTGGATATGTTGCTGGTGTGTTCTGTGCTATTGTGTCACATCCTGCTGATAATCTTGTTTCTTTCCTTAACAATGCGAAAGGTGCCACCGTCGGTGAT GCTGTGAAGAAGATGGGTATGTTGGGACTTTTCACCCGTGGGCTTCCTCTTCGTATTGTCATGATTGGAACTCTCACAGGAGCCCAATGGGGGATATATGATGCTTTCAAAGTTTTTGTCGGGCT GCCAACAACTGGTGGTGCTGCCCCTGTTGCTGCTGCTGAGACTGAGCCTGCACAGGCCTAG
- the LOC108216845 gene encoding secoisolariciresinol dehydrogenase-like: MNGINMLKLLARGKSNLIYKELRCLNFASLSATSCVGSKRLEGKVALITGGASGIGKATALEFLQHGAQVVIADIDTKLGPPAATELGHEARFIRCDVAIESEVAAAVESTLALHGKLDIMYNNAGIAGPAIPPGIESLDLNEFDRVMNINVRGIMAGIKHAARVMKPAGSGSILCTASISGILGGLGPHPYTVSKFAIPGIVKSVASELCQYGVRINCISPSPIPTPLVIEQISQFFRGATEEQIREIVNGFGELKGEICEEIDVARAALYLASDEAKYVTGHNLVIDGGFTCFKNLKFPQP; this comes from the exons ATGAACGGAATCAACATGCTCAAGTTGCTCGCCAG AGGCAAGTCCAATCTGATTTACAAGGAATTGAGGTGCTTAAACTTTGCTTCTCTTTCTGCTACCAGTTGTGTAGGAAG TAAAAGGCTAGAAGGCAAAGTGGCCTTAATAACCGgaggtgccagtggaattggcAAGGCAACAGCCCTGGAATTCCTGCAACATGGAGCCCAGGTTGTGATAGCTGACATTGACACCAAACTCGGTCCACCAGCTGCCACAGAACTGGGCCACGAAGCGCGGTTTATCCGATGTGATGTAGCAATCGAATCGGAGGTAGCTGCAGCTGTAGAATCCACCCTGGCCCTCCACGGCAAACTTGACATAATGTACAATAATGCTGGCATTGCAGGCCCAGCCATTCCACCAGGCATTGAAAGCCTCGACTTGAATGAGTTCGACCGTGTCATGAACATCAATGTCCGTGGCATCATGGCAGGAATTAAACACGCGGCTCGTGTAATGAAACCAGCAGGCTCAGGCTCCATATTGTGCACggctagcattagtggaattcTTGGCGGACTTGGCCCGCATCCTTACACCGTGTCCAAATTCGCAATTCCAGGCATTGTCAAGTCAGTGGCTAGTGAATTATGTCAGTATGGTGTGCGCATAAACTGCATTTCTCCGAGTCCGATCCCAACGCCGCTCGTGATCGAGCAGATTTCGCAGTTTTTTCGAGGTGCAACGGAAGAACAAATCAGGGAAATAGTGAATGGATTTGGGGAATTGAAGGGAGAAATATGTGAAGAAATAGATGTGGCCAGGGCTGCATTGTACTTGGCATCTGATGAGGCCAAGTATGTAACAGGTCATAACCTTGTAATAGACGGAGGGTTCACCTGCTTTAAAAATCTTAAGTTCCCCCAGCCCTGA
- the LOC108218062 gene encoding uncharacterized protein LOC108218062, producing MSCSTLEHFSHPNHSLILKDDVVIRADATCSVCYKSVVGTPTYTCSTDNIACQNFYLHKSCAELPEQIIRDKQDKHPLTLQPRSKHCNCDVCKSRVQISYACKDCDFDVCVACALFSSFDPEQRVIRHQGHEEHTLTLQRQAFFRCDACWEESNDYSYVCLACDFWIHKKCAASPPIIPAPTYHHHPLSLIFAIPDMHCYFTRYCPICKERVQFLCWSYYCQKCTLFVHLKCSTSTVSFVDETEGNDIADNEPDLVQFPLPDEEALLDLIITQCSKFLVKTHREGQNSSDEPNIIEKHWGHRNHPLQLHQFTVGVDDDDKRVLICDACIQPISIRRPSYYACIECGFFLHSFCANKLPANLPVGASPLHPRHSLFLRQQYKFYSFAKCGICQYSTNGFYYLCKTCDIRFDIRCVFLPTRIRHKSHKHHSLVQTQPSRRSCDASGFKFGDILKYSCQTCSRFQISLVSAFYPSRMKHRYDDHSLILRHPPFFYEGVFYCQICEEQVNNQWWLYHCDECNQSFHFDCVRWYESVKVGRRIKHSFGNQEHTLALVLKKTQRRNSPPYLCGICGAGHTFQYFLECEGCGYLACIFCIRRVYGTTE from the exons ATGAGTTGTTCAACACTGGAGCACTTTAGCCACCCCAACCACTCACTGATATTGAAAGATGATGTTGTTATTAGAGCTGATGCTACATGTTCTGTTTGTTACAAATCTGTGGTAGGCACTCCTACATATACATGCAGTACTGATAATATTGCTTGTCAAAATTTTTACCTCCACAAGAGTTGTGCTGAATTACCCGAACAGATTATTCGCGACAAGCAAGACAAACACCCCCTTACTCTACAACCACGCTCCAAACATTGCAATTGTGATGTTTGTAAGAGTCGTGTACAGATCTCTTATGCATGTAAGGACTGTGATTTTGACGTGTGTGTTGCTTGTgctctcttttcttcttttgaTCCAGAACAGAGAGTTATTCGTCATCAAGGTCACGAGGAGCACACACTCACATTACAGAGGCAAGCGTTTTTTAGGTGTGATGCTTGTTGGGAGGAAAGTAATGATTATTCCTATGTATGTTTGGCGTGTGATTTTTGGATCCACAAGAAGTGTGCTGCTTCTCCTCCCATCATTCCAGCTCCTACGTATCACCACCATCCTCTCAGTCTTATCTTCGCTATTCCTGACATGCACTGCTATTTCACCCGATACTGTCCCATCTGCAAGGAACGAGTTCAATTCCTTTGCTGGTCTTATTACTGTCAAAAATGCACACTGTTTGTGCATCTGAAATGTTCGACGTCTACAGTATCTTTTGT AGACGAGACTGAAGGGAACGACATTGCTGATAATGAACCTGATTTGGTCCAGTTTCCTCTGCCTGACGAAGAAGCCTTACTTGATTTGATTATCACCCAGTGCAGTAAGTTCCTAGTTAAAACTCATCGTGAGGGTCAAAACAGTAGTGATGAGCcaaatattattgaaaaacaCTGGGGTCATCGGAACCATCCATTACAACTGCACCAGTTTACTGTTGGtgtggatgatgatgataaaaGAGTGTTGATATGTGACGCGTGCATTCAACCCATATCAATTAGGCGTCCAAGTTACTATGCGTGCATTGAATGCGGTTTCTTCCTCCACTCCTTCTGTGCCAATAAGTTGCCAGCTAATTTGCCTGTAGGAGCATCTCCATTACACCCCCGCCATTCACTCTTTCTTAGGCAGCAGTATAAATTCTATAGTTTCGCGAAATGTGGAATTTGCCAATACAGCACAAATGGGTTCTATTATCTATGCAAGACTTGTGATATCCGATTTGATATACGTTGTGTATTCTTACCCACCAGGATTAGACATAAATCTCACAAACACCACTCCCTTGTTCAGACTCAGCCCTCCCGTAGAAGTTGTGATGCAAGTGGGTTTAAGTTTGgtgatatattgaaatattcatGTCAAACTTGCAGTCGCTTCCAGATTAGTCTAGTATCCGCATTTTATCCCAGTAGGATGAAACACAGATACGATGATCACTCCCTAATCTTGAGACATCCTCCATTCTTCTACGAAGGAGTATTCTATTGTCAAATATGTGAAGAACAAGTTAATAATCAGTGGTGGCTTTATCACTGTGATGAATGCAACCAGTCTTTCCACTTTGACTGCGTCCGTTGGTACGAAAGCGTTAAGGTAGGAAGAAGAATTAAACATAGTTTTGGCAATCAAGAACACACACTTGCGTTGGTTTTAAAGAAGACCCAGAGAAGGAATTCTCCGCCCTACCTATGTGGCATTTGTGGAGCTGGACACACGTTTCAGTACTTTTTGGAATGTGAAGGATGTGGATATCTTGCATGCATCTTCTGTATTAGGAGAGTCTATGGTACCACTGAGTAA